A genomic window from Xenorhabdus cabanillasii includes:
- the rpoS gene encoding RNA polymerase sigma factor RpoS, translating into MSQGTLKVNELYEEADLDESGMEADDFDEALLKDEDDLTSLDEDLDLLQGVNQRVLDATQLYLGEIGFSPLLTAEEEVLFARRALRGDIAARQRMIESNLRLVVKISRRYSNRGLALLDLIEEGNLGLIRAVEKFDPERGFRFSTYATWWIRQTIERAIMNQTRTIRLPIHIVKELNVYLRTARELAHKLDHEPSIEEIAEKLDKPVDDVSRMMRLNERITSVDTPISGDSDKALLDILSDENDSGPETTIQDDDMKQSIVKWLFELNAKQREVLARRFGLLGYEAETLEDVGREIGLTRERVRQIQVEGLRRLRDILHTQGLNIESLFRT; encoded by the coding sequence ATGAGCCAAGGTACGCTTAAAGTTAATGAGTTGTATGAAGAGGCGGATTTAGACGAAAGTGGCATGGAAGCCGATGACTTTGATGAAGCGTTGCTGAAAGACGAGGATGATTTAACTAGTCTTGATGAAGATTTGGATTTGTTGCAAGGAGTAAACCAGCGCGTTCTTGATGCAACACAGCTTTATCTCGGAGAGATTGGGTTTTCTCCTTTATTGACAGCAGAGGAAGAAGTTCTTTTCGCCAGACGCGCATTGCGGGGAGATATTGCTGCACGCCAGCGTATGATTGAAAGTAATTTGCGGTTGGTAGTTAAGATCTCCCGCAGATATAGCAACCGAGGGTTGGCACTTTTGGATTTGATTGAAGAAGGTAATCTTGGTCTTATCCGAGCAGTAGAAAAATTCGATCCTGAAAGAGGTTTTCGTTTTTCCACTTATGCAACTTGGTGGATCCGCCAGACAATTGAACGGGCTATTATGAATCAAACTCGTACGATTCGTTTGCCTATTCATATCGTTAAAGAGCTAAATGTTTATTTACGTACTGCCAGAGAGTTGGCTCATAAATTGGATCATGAGCCAAGTATTGAAGAAATAGCGGAAAAACTGGATAAGCCAGTTGATGATGTAAGTCGTATGATGCGGCTTAATGAACGTATTACTTCCGTTGATACACCAATTAGTGGGGATTCAGATAAAGCGTTATTGGATATTTTATCTGATGAGAATGATTCAGGGCCAGAAACAACTATTCAGGATGATGATATGAAACAAAGTATTGTCAAATGGTTGTTTGAGTTGAATGCAAAACAACGTGAAGTTCTGGCTCGCCGTTTTGGTTTACTTGGGTACGAAGCGGAAACATTGGAAGATGTCGGGCGAGAAATTGGGTTAACCAGGGAAAGAGTCCGTCAGATCCAGGTGGAAGGGTTGCGTCGTCTCAGAGACATTCTGCACACCCAGGGTTTGAACATTGAATCATTATTTCGTACTTAA
- the miaE gene encoding tRNA isopentenyl-2-thiomethyl-A-37 hydroxylase MiaE, with protein MTVSQMKRDISLLEPIYQFLQCETPDQWVEKARQPENLPVLLRDHLLCELKAAQSAMFLIRKYAVDPASADALLAWFKPYEDFAYKKIGDIHSLKGKSQATKQITAREKSPYDQELIDKMVLLIKEELHHFYQVLEIMNARGINYDSISASRYAKSLFQHITNHEPYTLVDKLIIGAYIEARSCERFAKLAPHLDEELGKFYISLLRSEARHYQDYLTLAQSISKEDITERVKYFGQIEAELIQSPDPDFKFHSGIPIN; from the coding sequence ATGACGGTTTCACAAATGAAACGTGATATCAGCCTGTTAGAACCAATTTATCAATTTTTACAGTGTGAGACACCGGATCAATGGGTAGAAAAAGCACGACAACCGGAAAATCTTCCGGTTTTACTGCGTGATCACCTTCTGTGTGAATTAAAAGCAGCTCAAAGCGCCATGTTTCTGATCCGCAAATATGCTGTAGATCCTGCAAGTGCTGACGCTTTGCTGGCATGGTTTAAACCCTATGAGGATTTCGCCTATAAAAAAATTGGCGATATTCATTCATTGAAAGGCAAAAGTCAGGCCACCAAGCAAATTACAGCACGGGAAAAATCCCCCTATGACCAAGAGCTGATTGATAAAATGGTGTTGTTGATTAAAGAAGAGTTACACCACTTTTATCAGGTGCTGGAAATCATGAATGCCAGAGGGATCAACTATGACAGCATCAGCGCCAGTCGTTATGCCAAGTCATTATTTCAGCATATCACGAACCATGAGCCTTACACTTTGGTAGATAAGTTGATTATTGGGGCATATATTGAAGCACGCTCTTGCGAGCGTTTCGCGAAACTGGCTCCTCATCTGGATGAAGAGTTGGGTAAATTTTATATTTCCCTGCTGCGTTCAGAAGCGCGCCATTATCAGGATTATTTAACGCTGGCTCAATCTATCTCTAAAGAAGATATTACCGAAAGAGTGAAATATTTTGGTCAAATTGAAGCTGAACTTATTCAGTCACCAGATCCTGATTTCAAATTCCATAGCGGTATTCCGATAAATTAA